The Paraflavitalea devenefica genomic interval GCCGGCTGGGCCGCACCGCCACCGAAACGCCGGTACCCATTGACGTGATCGATATTAAAAGCATTGCCCGTCAAACCGGCCGGTTCGATGTGAATAATATGCTGCAGTTTGCCACCCCCTCTTTCAATGCCAATAAGCAATCGGGCTCCGACGGCGCCGACCATATTGACCCGGCCACGATCCGTGGCCTCGGCCCTGACCAGACCCTGGTACTGATCAACGGGAAAAGAAGGCATCAATCGTCGCTCATCAACCTCTTTGGCACGAGGGGCCGCGGTAATACGGGCACCGACCTGAACGCCATCCCTGCTGCCGCCATTGAACGGGTGGAAGTACTGCGCGATGGCGCCTCTGCCCAATATGGCTCTGATGCCATTGCCGGCGTGGTGAACGTGATCCTGAAGTCGTCCGTGAATGAATTCTCTGCCAATATCAATACGGGGGTATATGATGCCAAGAAGTACCGCCGCGACCGGAATTATGATGGGGAGAGCTTCCAGCTCAATGCCAATTATGGTACCCGCATCGGTGAGAAAGGGTTTATCAATTTCACCGCCGATTACCTCACGAATGCCAAGACCAACCGGGTGCCGCCTCCCGGCGCCGTTACGTATCGCCGTGAGTTTGGCGATGCTTCTGCTGAAAACTACAGCGCCCTCTTCAATAGTGAGATACCTGTTTCGGAAAATACTTCCGTGTATGCTTTCGGGGGCTATACCCATCGCTTTACGGATGCCTATGCCTGGTCGCGCGACCCGGATGATGACCGGAATGTGAAGGAGATCTATCCCAATGGATTTGACCCGCGTATTCAATCGGCTATTGATGATAATTCCATTTCCGTAGGCGTACGCACGGTACACAACGGCTGGAATATTGACCTGAATAATACGTACGGCAAGAATAAGATGCACTATTATGTGGATGGCACGCTGAATGCTACCCTGCTGGCCAAGTCGCCCACACATTTCGATGCCGGTGGCTTCTGGTTCTCCCAGAATACCACGGGCATTACTTTCTCCAAACCTTTTGATGTGGCCGAAGGCCTCAACGTAGCGTTCGGCGCTGAATACCGCACCGACCGCTATGCTATTTTCGCCGGCGAAGAAGGCTCCTGGCAAAATTATGGCGTGATCGATACCCTGATCGATAACCGGATCGTGAAGTATGATGTGTTGCAAAGGCCGGCCGGCTCACAGGGCTTCCCCGGTTTCCAGCCCAGGAATGAAGTGAATGCCAGTCGCACCAATTTTGGCAGTTATGCAGATGTGGAACTGGATGTGACGAAGGCCTTATTGGTGTCAGGCGCTGTGCGCTATGAAAAGTACAGCGATTTTGGCGGCACCCTGAATGGTAAGCTGGCCACCCGCATCAAGGTAGCGCCCGGCTTTAACCTGCGCGCTTCCGTGAGCACCGGCTTCCGCGCGCCTTCCCTGCAACAGACTTATTTCAATACGATCTATACCAATTTTGAACAAGGCGTGCCCATTGAGATCCTGCTGGCCAATAACCTCAGCACAGTGACCCGCACACTGGGTATACCGCCACTCACCGAAGAGAAGTCGGTGAACCTGAGCGCCGGTTTCACGGCCAAACCCGTGAACGGCCTTACGATCACGGTAGACGGTTACCTGATCAATGTGAAAGACCGCATTGTACTGACCGGCACGTTCGACCAGGATGATCCTGATATCGGCTCCGACCTGGCCGCCCTGAATGTAGGCGCCGCCAATTTCTTTACAAATGCGATTGACTCGCGCAATATCGGCCTGGATGTGATCGTCACGCACAGCGCGCCGCTGGGCGATGGCCGGTTGAATACTTCCTTCGCCGCCAATTTTAATAAGCTAACTATTGAAGACATTCATACGAGTCCCAAGTTGGTGGGCAAGGAAGAGAATTACCTCAGCGCGCGGGAACGCTCTTTCATTATCGCTTCTGCGCCCAAAAGCAAGATGAACCTTACGGTGGATTATAGCACCAACAAGTTCAGCGCTACTGCCCGCCTGGTACGTTTTGGTGAAGTGACCCTGCTGGGCTATGATGACCTGCCCAATGTGTATGACCCGAAGATCACAACCGACCTGACGGTGGGTTATCGTTTTTCGAGGAATGTGGGCCTTTATGTGGGTGTGGACAACCTGTTTAATGTATACCCCGATGAGCAGGACCAGGAGAATACGGAAGAAGGCGGGCTGTGGGATTCGGTGCAGATGAATTTTGGGGGACGGCATTATTTTGCGCGGTTGAGTTTTACATTTTGATAACACTCGCTCGCCTCCGGCGAGTGAGGCTATTGGCAAGCCTCCGGCTTGCAAGAACAAGCCGGAGGCTTGTAAATACCCCTCACCAGCGGGACGCTGGCGAGTGAATACAGATTCCGTACTTTTGCCGTCTTAACAAAAGAACGTATGGATTTTCTTGCTTCGCTCAAAATACAAGGTAATAATGCCGGGGTGTCTACCGGCGCCACCTGGATCAATAGCTCCGGAAAGGCTATTGAATCTTATTCTCCGGTAGATGGGAAACTGATTGGCACGGTGCAAACTGCTGACGCTGCCAGTTATGAAGCCGTTATTGCCAAGGCACAGGAAGCGTTCCTGGCCTGGCGGCAATGGCCTGCCCCCAAGAGAGGCGAGATCGTGCGCCAGATCGGGGAAGCCCTCCGGCAATATAAAGAGCCGCTGGGCAAACTGGTGTCTTATGAAATGGGCAAGAGCCTGCAGGAGGGTTATGGAGAAGTACAGGAGATGATCGATATCTGTGATTTCGCCGTAGGACTCTCCCGCCAGTTGCATGGCCTCACGATGCACAGTGAGCGCCCGGCCCACCGCATGTATGAGCAATGGCATCCACTGGGTATTGTGGGCATTATTTCCGCCTTCAATTTCCCCGTAGCCGTGTGGAGCTGGAATACGATGCTGGCCTGGGTATGCGGCAATGTATGCGTGTGGAAGCCTTCTGAAAAGACACCGTTGTGCGCGGTAGCCTGTCAGCATATTGTAGCCGAAGTATTCGCTAAAAATAATGTACCGGAAGGTGTGTGCGGACTGATCGTGGGTAACCGCGATGCCGGGGAATGGATGGCCGCCGATACCCGCATACCACTGGTATCTGCCACCGGCTCCACCCGTATGGGCAAGGCCGTAGGGGCTGCCGTAGGCGCGCGCCTTGGGAAGGCCCTGCTGGAACTGGGCGGTAATAATGCGATTATTATTTCCAAAGATGCCGACCTGGACATTGCCGTCCGGGGCGCTATTTTCGGGGCGGTAGGTACTGCCGGGCAACGCTGCACTACTACCCGCCGCCTGATCATCCAGGAAGACGTATACGATACGGTCAAGAATAAACTGGTGGGCGCCTACCAACAACTGAGCATCGGCGACCCGCTGGATGAGAAGAACCATGTAGGTCCGCTGATTGATAAAGACGCTGTGCGCCTCTACTCAGCCTCCATTGAAGCCTGTAAGAAAGAAGGCGGCCAATTCATTGTGGAAGGCGGCGTACTGGAAGGGAATGGTTATGAAAGCGGTTGTTATGTGAAACCCTGTATTGCCGAAGCGCAACCGGGTTTTGCCATTGTGCAGCATGAAACGTTTGCCCCCATTTTGTACCTGCTGAAGTATAAGACGCTCCATGAAGCCATTGCTATCCAGAACGGGGTGCCCCAGGGGCTTTCCTCCGCTATTATGACCCTCAACCTGCGGGAGGCGGAACAGTTCCTTTCGGCTGCCGGCAGCGATTGCGGCATCGCCAATGTGAATATCGGCACTTCCGGCGCTGAGATCGGCGGCGCTTTTGGCGGGGAGAAAGAAACCGGCGGTGGACGCGAAAGCGGCAGCGATGCGTGGAAGGCGTATATGCGGAGGCAGACGAATACGATCAATTATTCGGCTCAATTGCCACTGGCACAGGGGATTAAGTTTGATTTGTAGATAGCGAGTGGTAAATGGCGAGTGGCGAGTGGGCTTTTGCTTGGATAGCCCGGATCGGAAGCCGCAGAGTCCCCTTCGGGAGACTCTGCGGGGAATATAAGTGGTAAATGGCGAGTGGGCTTTTGCTTCGATAGCAGCAAAGCCAGAGGCTTTGAAATAGGCGTCACCAGCCAGAGGCTGGCGACTGGATACTTTTCCCCTATACTTTTTTGTCGTCCAATTCGTTAATAGTTGTTGGAAATCTAATGTCGTTTATGAAAAAATTGATTACGCTGCTGTGCTTACTGGTGGTTGCGGGTACTGGTTTTGCCCAACTCAGGGTGGCTATCCTGGGCGGCCCCCACTCCTCCTCGGTGAAAGAAACCAATAGTTTGCCCGGGTGGACAACCGATGTAGAACCCTTCTACGCCAACCGGGGCGGTTTTAATGCCGGTTTCCTGGCAGAGATTCCCCTCGACGCCTCCGGCCGGTTATATCTTCAGCCAGGACTTTTCTATATGTCGAAGGGCCGGAAATACCAGCGGTTCAATGATACCACAGTGATCCAGACCGACACGCTTTCCGTGAAATCGAATTTCTTTACGAATTATATTGATCTTCCCCTGAACCTGACCTTAAAGCTGCCCCTGGGCAAGAAAAGCAAGTTCTTTTTGAGCGCAGGCCCTTATATCAGTTTGTTTTACAATGGCAAAAGCAGCCAGGAAACGGTGGTAGCCGTTGGGGATTCTGTCCTTAAGTTTGATAAAACAGAAGATGATCTCGAGGTGGGTAAAGCCACAAATAAGGCCAAAACCTTCGATTATGGCATTAATGGCCGCGCCGGTTTTGAGCTGGGCGGTGTGATCCTCTCCGGCTTTTTCAGCCAGGGACTGGGGAATTTCTTCCAGCCCGATTATGACGCCACGTTTAAACACAAAGTGATTGGCGCTTCGGTAGGCTTCTGGCTCAATAAAGGTCCCGCCCTGGCCCCCAAAAAGCCCAAAGACAGGGATAAAGATGGTATTCCCGATGCAGAAGATGGCTGCCCCACCCTGCCCGGTACCGCCCTTTCCAAAGGCTGCCCGGATAAAGATGGGGATGGAATTCCCGATAATGTAGACAAGTGTGCCGATGTGGCCGGTGTAGTCGCCTATAAGGGCTGCCCCATCCCCGATACGGATAAAGACGGTGTGAATGATCCCGACGATAAATGTCCGAATGAAGCAGGCCCTGCCTCCAATAATGGTTGTCCGCTGCCCAAACCTGAACCGGACACCGATGGAGATGGTGTGATCGACTCGGCAGACAAATGTCCCACCGAATCGGGTAAACGTGAAAATAATGGCTGCCCGGTGCCGCCTGTTATCCAGCAGGAAGTGATCGAAAAGGTGAATTATGCCGCCCGCAATATCCTCTTTACGAAGGGAAGCGATAAGCTGGCCGCCAGCTCTTACAAAGCGCTGGACGAGGTAACCGCCATCCTGCAGAAAGAACCTTCCCTGCGCCTGGTGATTGACGGCTATACCGATAATACGGGACAAGCCGCCACCAACCTGCTACTGTCGCAAAAACGCGCCGATGCGGTGCAAAAATACCTGACCGATAAGGGTATAGCGGCCAGCCGGTTGAACGCCACAGGCCATGGACAGGCCAACCCCATTGCCCCCAATACGACCGAAGACGGGCGCAATAAGAACCGGCGGGTGGAACTGAAACTGGAAAGGCAATAAACTCCTTACGAAGTATTCATAGGGCCACTCATGTAATCTTATCGCATGAGTGGCCTTCTTTTTATATTTTGGAAACCTGGCCGGGAAGTTTCGGGTTTCGGGTTTGGGGTTTCGGGTTCTTTGGTGCGGCGGGCTGATGAAAGGCAACCTGACTTAGCGCCAGGCAGGAGAAAACGGGCTGGCTTTTTCCAAATATTAACGTTAATGAATAGTAAAAAAGAAGATATTTGCGGCTTTGCAACAAACGTATCGTGTTACAAAAACATCTGAGAGTAAGTAAATCAATGACAATGATCAAACCGGTAAAAGTTACAGGGCTGGCTGTCGCCCTTGTGTTGACAGGATTTATCGCGCAGGCGCAACAGGATGAGCATGCACAATCCGACGAATTACCCAAAGGCTGGCATTTGCTGGACAAAGCCAAAGACGGTTATTATGGCATCAGTGTAGATAAAGCCTATGAATTCATCAAGCTGAAGAAGCTGAAAGGAAAAACAGTGGTGGTCGCCGTTATTGACTCCGGCGTTGATACCCTGCATGAAGACCTGAAAGAAGTGCTGTGGAAGAATCCCAAAGAGATCCCCGGCAATGGCATCGATGATGATGGCAATGGCTATGTAGACGATGTGTATGGCTGGAATTTTATCGGTAATAAAGACGGCCGCAACCTGAAGCAGGACTCTTATGAAGGCGCCCGTGTATACCACCTGCTGAAACCCAAATACGATGGCAAAATGATCAATCCCGCCACGCTGAAAGGCGATGAGCTGGAAGAATATAATATGTGGGTGAAAGCCAAGGCCCGGATCGAAGGCCATAACGGAGAACCACAACTCGACCTCTATATGCTGAAACGCCTGCTGAAAGGCGCCAAGCAAGGCGACAGTATTTTGCAGGTGGCCCTGAAGAAGGGTACGTATACCGGTAATGACCTTGATACGATGAGCACCGCCACCGAAGTAGATAAGGCTGCCCGTGCCAATATCCTGTACCTGTTCCGCGCCAACCAGCGCATGGACCAGACGAATAAAGAACTGATCGGCGATTTCGATGAGTTCGTAGCCGGTGAAGAAAAGAAGGCAGAAGCCAAGGATAAGGTACCCCCTCCTTACCGCGCCGAAGTGGTAGGCGATAATGAAAATGATATTACCGACAAGTATTACGGCAACAACGATGTGATGGCCTCTACCCCCTTCCACGGTACCCACGTAGCCGGTATTATCGGCGCCGTGCGCAATAATGGCAAGGGCATGGACGGCGTGGCCGATAATGTAAAGATCATGATGATCCGCGCCGTGCCCGACGGCGATGAGCACGATAAAGATATTGCCCTGGCTATCCGCTATGCGGTAGACAATGGCGCCAAGGTGATCAATATGAGCTTTGGCAAGGATTTCTCTCCCCAGAAGAAATGGGTGGATGAAGCCGTTCGCTATGCCGACAGCAAGGGCGTATTGCTGGTACACGCTGCCGGTAATGACGCCAAGAATGTAGACACTGCCGATAATTTCCCCAACCCGGTATACCGGGGCGTGAAAGGCAAGGCTACGAACTGGATCACGGTAGGCGCCAGCGGCGACCCCAAAGCAGGTGGCATTACCGCTTCCTTCTCCAATTATGGCAAGAAAGAAGTAGACGTATTCGCCCCCGGCGTACGCATCTATTCCACGATCCCCGGCACCACTACGTATGGCAACGCCCAGGGTACCAGCATGGCCTCCCCGGTAGTAGCCGGCGCCGCCGCTTTCCTGCTGGAATATTTCCCCTACCTCACCCCCGAGCAAGTGAAGTACTGCCTGGAGAAATCGGCGCAGTCGCCCGGCGAGAAGGTGAATAAGCCTGGTACAGATGATGAAGTGAACCTGTCGGATATCAGTAAGACCGGTGGGGTGATCAATGTGTATGAGGCGGCTAAGATCGCGGCTACGTTGCAGCCGAAGACAGTGGTGAAGAAGAAGGCGGCGAAGCCTGTGTTGCAGAACAAGAAGGGATAAAGCAATTCATTAAATTTATTAGAAGCGTCTGTCTGATAAGACAGGCGCTTTTTATTTGCTTTTGCTTTGTTTTTTCTTTTGCTTTGTTCGCACTGCGTGCGGGGCTTTTTCTGTTCTTTTTTCTTGACAAAAAAGAACCAAAAAGTCAAGGCAAACCCGAATGCCTCCGGCCGGTTTGCCACCCACGCCACCCCAGGTATTACTTTGCTGACTAATTGCTGGCTTTTATGCTTTGGAATGGATGGTTGTTGGTAAAGGGCTGGTACTTTTTGATTCCTCCTATGCTGGGGTTCTTGATTGTTGGTATCTTCTTGCTTTTACTCGTTGGCTTTTTTACTCACTACACACTAATCACTGGCTTTGGGGCTGCGGCCTGTTAGGGGCCTTTCCATATGTCAACACTTTTTAATAGCTTTAGCTAAATAACCTGCTTATGATCAGCCGGAAGGAAGTTGCCACTACGGTGCCTGAATCTTTTAAACGATATGTGAATGCCATCTCCGAGAACAATCTGGAAGAAGC includes:
- the amaB gene encoding L-piperidine-6-carboxylate dehydrogenase — protein: MDFLASLKIQGNNAGVSTGATWINSSGKAIESYSPVDGKLIGTVQTADAASYEAVIAKAQEAFLAWRQWPAPKRGEIVRQIGEALRQYKEPLGKLVSYEMGKSLQEGYGEVQEMIDICDFAVGLSRQLHGLTMHSERPAHRMYEQWHPLGIVGIISAFNFPVAVWSWNTMLAWVCGNVCVWKPSEKTPLCAVACQHIVAEVFAKNNVPEGVCGLIVGNRDAGEWMAADTRIPLVSATGSTRMGKAVGAAVGARLGKALLELGGNNAIIISKDADLDIAVRGAIFGAVGTAGQRCTTTRRLIIQEDVYDTVKNKLVGAYQQLSIGDPLDEKNHVGPLIDKDAVRLYSASIEACKKEGGQFIVEGGVLEGNGYESGCYVKPCIAEAQPGFAIVQHETFAPILYLLKYKTLHEAIAIQNGVPQGLSSAIMTLNLREAEQFLSAAGSDCGIANVNIGTSGAEIGGAFGGEKETGGGRESGSDAWKAYMRRQTNTINYSAQLPLAQGIKFDL
- a CDS encoding OmpA family protein, with product MKKLITLLCLLVVAGTGFAQLRVAILGGPHSSSVKETNSLPGWTTDVEPFYANRGGFNAGFLAEIPLDASGRLYLQPGLFYMSKGRKYQRFNDTTVIQTDTLSVKSNFFTNYIDLPLNLTLKLPLGKKSKFFLSAGPYISLFYNGKSSQETVVAVGDSVLKFDKTEDDLEVGKATNKAKTFDYGINGRAGFELGGVILSGFFSQGLGNFFQPDYDATFKHKVIGASVGFWLNKGPALAPKKPKDRDKDGIPDAEDGCPTLPGTALSKGCPDKDGDGIPDNVDKCADVAGVVAYKGCPIPDTDKDGVNDPDDKCPNEAGPASNNGCPLPKPEPDTDGDGVIDSADKCPTESGKRENNGCPVPPVIQQEVIEKVNYAARNILFTKGSDKLAASSYKALDEVTAILQKEPSLRLVIDGYTDNTGQAATNLLLSQKRADAVQKYLTDKGIAASRLNATGHGQANPIAPNTTEDGRNKNRRVELKLERQ
- a CDS encoding S8 family peptidase, producing MIKPVKVTGLAVALVLTGFIAQAQQDEHAQSDELPKGWHLLDKAKDGYYGISVDKAYEFIKLKKLKGKTVVVAVIDSGVDTLHEDLKEVLWKNPKEIPGNGIDDDGNGYVDDVYGWNFIGNKDGRNLKQDSYEGARVYHLLKPKYDGKMINPATLKGDELEEYNMWVKAKARIEGHNGEPQLDLYMLKRLLKGAKQGDSILQVALKKGTYTGNDLDTMSTATEVDKAARANILYLFRANQRMDQTNKELIGDFDEFVAGEEKKAEAKDKVPPPYRAEVVGDNENDITDKYYGNNDVMASTPFHGTHVAGIIGAVRNNGKGMDGVADNVKIMMIRAVPDGDEHDKDIALAIRYAVDNGAKVINMSFGKDFSPQKKWVDEAVRYADSKGVLLVHAAGNDAKNVDTADNFPNPVYRGVKGKATNWITVGASGDPKAGGITASFSNYGKKEVDVFAPGVRIYSTIPGTTTYGNAQGTSMASPVVAGAAAFLLEYFPYLTPEQVKYCLEKSAQSPGEKVNKPGTDDEVNLSDISKTGGVINVYEAAKIAATLQPKTVVKKKAAKPVLQNKKG
- a CDS encoding TonB-dependent receptor, coding for MRKPLLLLALIASSYLLYAQQTVSGTIKDAKTKEPLPGASITIKGTNQGTTSSATGTFTISIQKGDILVVRYIGYAVSEVTVGDQATLAIELSPQSGNLQEITIVGSRRLGRTATETPVPIDVIDIKSIARQTGRFDVNNMLQFATPSFNANKQSGSDGADHIDPATIRGLGPDQTLVLINGKRRHQSSLINLFGTRGRGNTGTDLNAIPAAAIERVEVLRDGASAQYGSDAIAGVVNVILKSSVNEFSANINTGVYDAKKYRRDRNYDGESFQLNANYGTRIGEKGFINFTADYLTNAKTNRVPPPGAVTYRREFGDASAENYSALFNSEIPVSENTSVYAFGGYTHRFTDAYAWSRDPDDDRNVKEIYPNGFDPRIQSAIDDNSISVGVRTVHNGWNIDLNNTYGKNKMHYYVDGTLNATLLAKSPTHFDAGGFWFSQNTTGITFSKPFDVAEGLNVAFGAEYRTDRYAIFAGEEGSWQNYGVIDTLIDNRIVKYDVLQRPAGSQGFPGFQPRNEVNASRTNFGSYADVELDVTKALLVSGAVRYEKYSDFGGTLNGKLATRIKVAPGFNLRASVSTGFRAPSLQQTYFNTIYTNFEQGVPIEILLANNLSTVTRTLGIPPLTEEKSVNLSAGFTAKPVNGLTITVDGYLINVKDRIVLTGTFDQDDPDIGSDLAALNVGAANFFTNAIDSRNIGLDVIVTHSAPLGDGRLNTSFAANFNKLTIEDIHTSPKLVGKEENYLSARERSFIIASAPKSKMNLTVDYSTNKFSATARLVRFGEVTLLGYDDLPNVYDPKITTDLTVGYRFSRNVGLYVGVDNLFNVYPDEQDQENTEEGGLWDSVQMNFGGRHYFARLSFTF